The Listeria welshimeri serovar 6b str. SLCC5334 genome has a window encoding:
- a CDS encoding histidine phosphatase family protein, translating to MATGKLNVYLVRHGKTMFNTSRRVQGWSDTPLTKEGIEVAEFLGRGLREVPFEAVYTSDRGRTIETAGIIIRESKQPHLEINELSDFREFGFGKFEGEYEDVMFGKVMEHLGFHSLEEAFEKFGDDGYQIISETVEKLDKTGMSETWDAMVARLKKALEIVSEENHVENANVLVVSHGMAINTIISFFDKSMINPELANASVTRLGFENGKWTIEAVNDLSYIEAGKLVLA from the coding sequence GTGGCAACAGGAAAACTGAATGTGTACCTAGTTAGACACGGTAAGACGATGTTTAATACATCTCGTCGTGTGCAAGGTTGGTCAGATACACCTTTAACAAAAGAAGGAATTGAAGTGGCGGAATTTTTAGGTCGTGGATTACGAGAAGTTCCTTTTGAGGCGGTTTATACAAGTGATCGTGGTCGGACAATTGAAACAGCTGGAATTATTATACGCGAAAGTAAACAACCACATTTGGAAATCAATGAGTTAAGTGATTTTCGGGAATTTGGTTTTGGTAAATTTGAAGGGGAATATGAAGATGTGATGTTTGGGAAAGTAATGGAGCACTTAGGTTTTCATTCACTTGAAGAGGCTTTTGAAAAATTCGGCGATGATGGTTATCAAATTATTTCTGAAACAGTTGAAAAATTGGATAAAACTGGAATGTCTGAAACTTGGGATGCCATGGTTGCTAGATTGAAAAAAGCTTTAGAAATAGTTAGTGAAGAAAATCATGTAGAAAATGCGAATGTTTTAGTTGTTTCTCATGGAATGGCGATTAATACGATTATTTCTTTCTTTGATAAGTCTATGATTAATCCTGAATTAGCTAATGCGAGTGTTACAAGACTTGGTTTTGAAAATGGCAAATGGACCATCGAAGCTGTTAATGATTTGAGCTACATTGAAGCCGGAAAATTAGTTTTAGCATAA
- a CDS encoding magnesium transporter CorA family protein — protein sequence MSIQTVFGNEKYNWVNIDTDKTTKLEEIYATYKIDEEVIAYSIDRNERAHFEYDQKTNTFVVVFNVPDQRKIDNHYETIPMVFIIKDTQLLTISNKNNQYIVKKMNRYLEENTEVTILQFLFSSLYLVMDSFFPYVEEMDVDRKTINDKLKIKTTKKNLLSLSDLETGIVYFLSASKQNAALLEQMKTHLIYREMNEVEKEQFEDALIEARQLVEMTELSSQILQQLSGTYNNILNNNLNDTMKILTALSILLTVPTIITGFFGMNMPLPLEHNAFGWMVAIFISVLLWFGLSFVLRKLMK from the coding sequence ATGTCCATTCAAACAGTTTTTGGAAATGAAAAGTATAATTGGGTCAATATTGATACAGATAAAACGACGAAACTAGAAGAAATTTATGCCACTTATAAAATCGACGAAGAAGTAATTGCTTATTCTATAGACAGAAATGAACGGGCTCATTTTGAATATGATCAAAAAACGAATACTTTTGTCGTTGTCTTTAATGTACCTGACCAAAGAAAAATCGATAATCATTATGAAACAATTCCAATGGTTTTTATTATTAAAGATACACAGTTACTTACTATTTCGAACAAAAATAATCAGTATATCGTGAAAAAAATGAATCGTTATTTGGAAGAAAATACAGAGGTAACTATTTTGCAATTTTTATTTAGTAGTTTGTATCTTGTTATGGATTCGTTTTTTCCATATGTAGAAGAGATGGATGTTGATCGAAAAACAATTAATGATAAGTTAAAAATTAAAACTACGAAAAAAAACTTGCTATCTTTATCTGATTTAGAAACTGGAATCGTTTATTTTTTATCAGCTTCCAAGCAAAATGCGGCTTTATTAGAGCAAATGAAAACACATTTAATCTACCGAGAGATGAATGAAGTGGAGAAAGAACAATTTGAAGATGCTTTAATAGAAGCGCGACAACTGGTAGAAATGACTGAACTAAGCTCCCAAATATTGCAACAATTATCGGGAACTTATAATAATATCTTAAATAATAATTTAAATGACACGATGAAAATATTGACGGCTTTATCTATTTTGCTTACTGTTCCTACCATTATCACTGGTTTTTTTGGAATGAATATGCCACTTCCGCTTGAACATAATGCTTTTGGATGGATGGTCGCTATCTTTATTAGTGTGTTACTTTGGTTCGGACTCTCGTTTGTTTTACGAAAATTAATGAAATAA
- the gdhA gene encoding NADP-specific glutamate dehydrogenase, whose amino-acid sequence MAQTSTIQNDTKAAEEYAARVFETIKQRNPGETEFHQAVEEFLNSVIPALAKEPKYEANGILEQLTEPERLISFRVPWVDDSGAVNVNRGYRVQFNSAIGPYKGGLRFHPSVTGSIVKFLGFEQIFKNSLTGLPIGGGKGGSDFDPKGKSDAEVMRFCQSFMTELQKHIGPDTDVPAGDIGVGGREIGYLFGQYKRLRGAYDAGTLTGKGLSYGGSLARTEATGYGLVYFTVEMLEAAGETIRGKKIVVSGSGNVAIYAIEKAHELGAKVIVCSDSAGFVYDKEGIKVETVKQLKEVERKRISEYVIIHPSAEYYAGGDVWSVPCDIALPCATQNEINADQARALVKNGVIAVAEGANMPSTLEAVDIYHENKVLFGPAKAANAGGVAVSALEMAQNSTRMSWTFQTVDEHLQNIMKDIHKNSSNAASEYGASGNLVIGSNIAGFLKVADTMIAQGII is encoded by the coding sequence GGAAACCGAATTCCACCAAGCAGTAGAAGAATTCTTAAACTCTGTTATCCCTGCCTTGGCAAAAGAACCTAAGTATGAAGCAAATGGTATCTTAGAGCAGTTAACAGAACCCGAACGCCTTATCAGTTTCCGAGTTCCATGGGTGGATGATTCTGGCGCAGTAAATGTAAATCGCGGCTATCGCGTACAATTTAATAGCGCAATTGGGCCTTACAAAGGTGGCTTACGTTTTCACCCTTCCGTTACAGGTAGTATCGTAAAATTCCTTGGCTTTGAGCAAATCTTCAAAAATTCCTTAACTGGCTTACCAATCGGTGGCGGCAAAGGTGGCTCTGATTTTGATCCAAAAGGCAAATCAGACGCAGAAGTAATGCGTTTTTGTCAAAGTTTTATGACAGAATTACAAAAACATATCGGCCCAGATACAGATGTCCCAGCAGGTGATATCGGTGTTGGCGGACGTGAAATTGGATACTTATTCGGACAATACAAACGTCTTCGTGGCGCTTATGATGCAGGCACTTTAACTGGTAAAGGTCTATCTTACGGTGGTAGCTTGGCTCGTACAGAAGCAACTGGTTATGGACTTGTTTACTTCACCGTGGAAATGTTAGAAGCAGCCGGCGAAACTATCCGTGGCAAGAAAATTGTTGTCTCTGGTTCAGGTAATGTGGCCATTTATGCAATCGAAAAAGCACATGAACTTGGTGCAAAAGTAATCGTATGTAGTGACTCAGCAGGCTTTGTTTATGACAAAGAAGGTATAAAAGTAGAAACAGTTAAACAATTAAAAGAAGTAGAGCGCAAACGTATTAGTGAGTATGTAATCATTCATCCATCTGCTGAATATTATGCAGGCGGCGACGTATGGTCAGTGCCATGTGATATCGCATTACCTTGTGCTACTCAAAATGAAATAAACGCTGATCAAGCTCGTGCACTAGTAAAAAATGGCGTTATCGCTGTTGCCGAGGGTGCAAATATGCCATCTACACTTGAAGCAGTGGATATTTATCATGAAAATAAAGTACTATTTGGACCTGCAAAAGCCGCAAATGCTGGTGGAGTTGCAGTGTCAGCTCTTGAAATGGCTCAAAATAGCACACGAATGAGTTGGACTTTCCAAACCGTTGATGAACACTTGCAAAATATTATGAAAGATATTCATAAAAATTCAAGCAATGCTGCAAGTGAATACGGCGCATCTGGCAACCTCGTTATTGGTTCCAATATTGCCGGATTCCTAAAAGTAGCAGATACCATGATTGCACAAGGAATTATTTAA
- a CDS encoding histidine phosphatase family protein: MESSGRVVIYLTRHGKTILNTLDRVQGWADSPLTEEGALVAHDLGHGLKGTNFVAAYASDRGRAIETARIVMKESENHHLKLEQLPEIREFGFGKFEGEYNQTVLKMVAKAHGFESIESYYDKTAANNSNIVIDTVHKMDETGMTENSAIFEKRLAAGLDTILQDTQNRGGGEVLVVAHGMVIHRIIEMIDPSKNLRIIENASVTKVIFENGAYSIEEPGNMFYVEAGKKAQGGV; the protein is encoded by the coding sequence ATGGAATCATCAGGTAGGGTAGTTATTTATTTAACGAGACATGGAAAGACGATTTTAAACACACTTGATCGGGTACAGGGCTGGGCTGACTCGCCGCTCACCGAAGAGGGAGCACTTGTTGCGCATGATTTAGGTCATGGCTTAAAAGGCACTAATTTTGTAGCCGCTTACGCAAGTGACCGCGGACGGGCCATCGAAACAGCACGAATAGTAATGAAAGAAAGCGAGAACCATCATTTAAAACTGGAACAATTACCTGAAATACGTGAATTTGGTTTCGGTAAATTTGAAGGGGAATATAACCAAACAGTTTTAAAAATGGTTGCGAAAGCACATGGTTTTGAATCAATTGAAAGTTATTACGATAAAACTGCTGCGAACAATTCTAATATCGTGATTGATACGGTCCACAAAATGGATGAAACTGGAATGACAGAAAACTCGGCTATTTTTGAAAAAAGATTGGCTGCTGGGCTGGATACAATTCTCCAAGACACGCAGAATCGTGGCGGAGGAGAAGTTTTAGTCGTTGCGCACGGTATGGTTATTCACCGAATTATTGAAATGATTGATCCAAGTAAAAATTTAAGAATTATCGAAAACGCTAGTGTGACAAAAGTGATTTTTGAAAATGGAGCTTATTCTATCGAAGAACCAGGAAATATGTTTTATGTAGAAGCAGGAAAAAAAGCGCAAGGAGGAGTTTGA
- a CDS encoding lactonase family protein, producing the protein MSNNEATAYIGTYTKAESQGIYRLVIDKTTGEIKENKLAGKMDNPTYLKISDDEKFVYSVAKDGDKGGVAAFSIEEDGSLKFINQDVQTGNPPCYVDASEDGSIVVSANYHLGTIVSYPTENGAIKSSVSTIQHTGKSVHERQEKPHAHFAGFTPDQKYVITCDLGTDKVTTYSANAGTLEKVTELDVKAGSGPRNLVFHPNAKYVYIMTELTSEVIFAEYDKTTGKLNVIQTIASLPESFDKENKGSAIHISPDGRFLYVSNRGQDAIVSYAVAENGSLTLAATTPVEGVGPRDFDLNYTGDILVATNENSNNVTVFGVNKETGALTLLQKDVKVPEPVCIKFVK; encoded by the coding sequence ATGTCAAATAATGAAGCAACTGCTTATATTGGTACATATACCAAAGCCGAAAGTCAAGGTATCTATCGCTTAGTAATCGACAAAACTACAGGCGAAATTAAAGAAAATAAATTAGCTGGAAAAATGGACAATCCCACATATCTAAAAATTTCTGATGATGAAAAATTCGTTTATTCCGTAGCAAAAGATGGTGATAAAGGTGGTGTCGCAGCCTTTTCAATTGAAGAGGACGGTTCACTTAAGTTCATTAATCAAGATGTACAAACTGGCAACCCGCCATGTTATGTAGACGCTTCCGAAGACGGTTCTATCGTCGTTTCAGCTAATTATCACTTAGGTACAATTGTTAGCTACCCAACAGAAAATGGCGCAATAAAATCTTCTGTTTCTACTATTCAACATACTGGTAAAAGCGTTCACGAACGTCAAGAAAAACCACATGCACACTTTGCTGGTTTCACACCAGACCAAAAATATGTTATCACATGTGATCTTGGAACAGACAAAGTAACTACTTATTCCGCTAATGCAGGAACACTTGAAAAAGTAACCGAATTAGATGTGAAAGCTGGAAGCGGCCCTCGTAACCTTGTTTTTCATCCAAATGCTAAATATGTGTATATCATGACAGAATTAACTTCCGAAGTTATTTTTGCTGAATATGATAAAACTACTGGCAAATTGAATGTTATCCAAACAATTGCTTCTCTTCCAGAAAGTTTTGACAAAGAAAATAAAGGAAGCGCAATCCATATTTCTCCAGATGGTCGTTTCTTATATGTTTCTAACCGTGGCCAAGATGCTATCGTTAGTTATGCCGTTGCAGAAAATGGCTCATTAACACTAGCAGCAACAACACCAGTTGAAGGCGTGGGTCCTCGTGATTTTGACCTTAATTACACTGGCGATATCTTAGTTGCAACAAACGAAAACAGCAATAACGTCACTGTTTTTGGTGTAAATAAAGAAACTGGCGCTCTTACTTTACTTCAAAAAGACGTAAAAGTTCCAGAACCAGTTTGCATTAAATTCGTAAAATAA